From Medicago truncatula cultivar Jemalong A17 chromosome 7, MtrunA17r5.0-ANR, whole genome shotgun sequence, a single genomic window includes:
- the LOC120576908 gene encoding receptor-like protein 7: MVFVRSLVLLLKFLFLYSLFSFTFTTCFPQIHPKCHGDESHALLQFKEGFVINNLAHGSPKIASWNSSTDCCSWDGIKCHERTDHVIHVDLRSSQIYGTMDANSSLFRLVHLRVLDLSDNDFNYSQIPSKIGELSQLKFLNLSRSLFSGEIPPQVSQLSKLLSLDLGFMATENLLQLKLSILKSIIQNSTKLEILFLSFVTISSTLPNTLTNLTSLKKLSLYNSELYGEFPVGVLHLPNLKILDLGYNPNLNGSLPEFQSSSLTNLLLDKTGFYGTLPVSIRNLSSLIILSVPHCHFSGYIPSSIGNLTQLTEIYLRDNKFRGDPSTSLANLNKLSVLAVGLNEFNIETIPLSFANLTQLHYLDATDCNIKGQIPSWIMNHSNLACLNLRSNFLHGKLELDTFLKLRKLVFLDLSFNKLSLYSGKSSSNMTDSRIQILQLDSCNLVEIPTYIRYLDDLESLMLSNNNITSLPNWLWKKASLKNLDVSQNSLTGEISPSICNLKSLMSLVIP, encoded by the coding sequence atggtgtttgtcAGGTCTCTTGTTTTGTTACTaaaatttcttttcctttattcacTTTTCTCTTTCACATTTACTACATGTTTTCCTCAAATTCATCCAAAGTGTCATGGTGATGAAAGCCATGCCTTGTTGCAATTTAAGGAAGGCTTTGTCATCAATAACTTAGCCCATGGTTCTCCAAAAATAGCATCTTGGAATTCCAGCACAGATTGCTGCTCATGGGATGGCATTAAATGTCATGAGCGCACAGATCATGTGATTCACGTCGATCTTAGGAGCAGCCAAATCTATGGTACAATGGATGCAAATAGCAGTCTCTTTCGCCTTGTGCACCTTCGAGTTCTTGATCTTTCTGACAATGACTTCAATTACTCTCAAATCCCATCCAAGATAGGCGAGCTTTCACAACTAAAATTTCTGAACCTTTCTCGTAGTTTATTTTCCGGAGAAATTCCACCACAAGTTTCacagttgtctaagttgttgtcTCTTGATCTAGGCTTCATGGCGACAGAAAATCTGCTGCAACTCAAATTGTCCATTCTCAAAAGCATAATTCAAAACTCAACAAAACTCGAGATCCTTTTTCTTAGTTTTGTGACTATTTCATCTACTTTACCAAACACACTCACAAATCTAACTTCGTTGAAAAAACTATCTCTTTACAATTCTGAGCTGTATGGCGAATTTCCAGTTGGAGTATTACATCTTCCaaacttgaaaattttggaTTTGGGATATAATCCAAATCTCAATGGTAGTTTGCCTGAGTTTCAATCTAGTTCACTCACCAACTTACTACTTGACAAAACAGGTTTCTATGGCACACTCCCAGTATCCATTCGAAATCTTAGTTCTTTGATTATCCTATCAGTTCCACATTGCCATTTTTCTGGGTATATTCCTTCTTCAATTGGAAACCTCACACAACTCACGGAGATATACCTTAGAGATAACAAATTTAGGGGGGACCCCTCTACATCCTTGGCAAATCTTAACAAGCTAAGTGTCTTGGCTGTTGGtttgaatgaatttaatatCGAAACCATCCCATTATCTTTTGCAAATCTCACCCAGCTACACTATTTAGATGCAACAGATTGCAATATAAAGGGTCAAATTCCATCATGGATAATGAATCATTCCAATTTAGCATGCTTGAACCTACGCTCTAATTTTTTGCATGGAAAGCTAGAGCTTGACACGTTTCTGAAGCTCAGAAAGCTAGTTTTTCTAGATTTATCATTCAACAAACTGTCATTGTATAGTGGGAAAAGTTCTTCAAATATGACCGATTCTCGTATTCAAATCTTACAATTGGATTCATGCAATTTAGTTGAGATTCCAACATATATAAGATATCTGGATGATCTGGAATCTCTTATGTTGTCaaacaacaatataacatcGCTACCCAATTGGTTGTGGAAGAAAGCAAGTCTAAAAAACTTAGATGTTTCTCAAAATTCATTGACAGGAGAAATATCCCCATCCATATGCAATCTCAAGTCACTCATGAGtcttgttataccctga